A stretch of Enterobacter cloacae complex sp. ECNIH7 DNA encodes these proteins:
- a CDS encoding YdcF family protein — protein MVQPHFPILPDATLAAINTVGEWLAQDDLSDSGQPPDVDAVILAGNAVIPTIEAACRIAAQREIPLLISGGIGHSTAFLYSAIGSHPRYHTLQVEGRAEASILANIAREFWQIPDARLWIEDRSTNCGENARFSWNMLKQRQRATGRVLVVQDPTMQRRTMATFARVCRDEPVSPQWISHPGFTPTLHNGKEGLEFSAGNSGLWPVDRYLSLVLGELPRFYDDVNGYGPAGRDFIAHVELPDAVIAAWKKLQQDPVLADALSRRSI, from the coding sequence ATGGTTCAGCCCCATTTTCCCATCCTGCCGGATGCCACCCTGGCGGCCATCAATACTGTCGGTGAATGGCTGGCGCAGGACGACCTTAGCGACAGCGGCCAGCCCCCGGACGTCGATGCGGTGATCCTGGCTGGAAACGCGGTGATCCCGACCATTGAGGCGGCCTGCCGTATTGCCGCGCAGAGAGAAATCCCGCTCCTGATTAGCGGCGGTATTGGTCATTCAACCGCGTTTTTATATTCAGCTATCGGCAGTCATCCGCGTTATCACACCTTACAGGTCGAAGGGCGGGCCGAAGCGAGCATTCTTGCCAACATTGCGCGGGAGTTCTGGCAGATCCCCGATGCGCGCCTGTGGATTGAAGATCGCTCCACCAACTGCGGTGAGAACGCGCGTTTTAGCTGGAATATGCTGAAACAGCGTCAGCGAGCGACAGGGCGGGTGCTGGTGGTGCAGGACCCGACGATGCAGCGCCGAACGATGGCGACATTTGCCCGCGTTTGTCGGGATGAGCCCGTATCACCGCAGTGGATAAGCCATCCCGGGTTTACGCCAACGCTGCACAATGGCAAAGAGGGCCTTGAGTTTAGCGCGGGCAATAGCGGACTGTGGCCCGTTGACCGCTACCTTTCACTGGTTCTGGGGGAGCTGCCGCGTTTTTATGATGACGTTAACGGCTATGGTCCGGCCGGGCGGGATTTTATCGCGCACGTTGAATTGCCAGATGCGGTGATTGCCGCATGGAAAAAGCTGCAGCAGGATCCGGTTCTCGCGGATGCGTTGTCCAGGCGCTCGATTTAA
- the gap gene encoding type I glyceraldehyde-3-phosphate dehydrogenase — MSKIGINGFGRIGRLVLRRLLETQDSNTVVAINDLTSPKVLAYLLRHDSNYGGFPWSVDFTEDALIVDGKTIAVYAEKEAKHIPWKTAGVDIVVECTGFYTSEEKSRAHLDAGAKKVLISAPAGDMKTIVYSVNDDTIDASDTIISVASCTTNCLAPLAKALNDAFEIKVGTMTTIHAYTGTQALVDGPRGKDLRASRAAAENIIPHTTGAAKAIGLVIPALSGKLKGHAQRVPVKTGSVTELVAILGKKVTVEEINAALKKATQGNKSFGYTDEEIVSSDVIGSHYGSVFDATQTEVSEAGELQLVKAVAWYDNEYGFVTQLVRTLDKFAAL; from the coding sequence ATGAGTAAAATTGGCATTAACGGCTTTGGACGCATTGGACGCCTTGTACTGCGTCGCCTTCTTGAAACCCAGGACAGCAATACCGTGGTCGCCATCAACGACCTCACCTCACCGAAAGTGCTGGCCTACCTGCTCAGGCATGATTCCAACTACGGCGGCTTCCCGTGGAGCGTGGATTTCACCGAGGATGCGCTGATTGTTGATGGCAAAACCATTGCGGTGTACGCCGAAAAAGAGGCGAAGCACATTCCGTGGAAAACCGCAGGCGTGGATATCGTCGTGGAGTGCACCGGTTTTTATACCTCTGAAGAGAAATCACGGGCGCACCTGGACGCCGGCGCGAAGAAAGTGCTGATCTCAGCCCCTGCGGGTGACATGAAAACCATCGTCTACAGCGTGAATGACGACACTATTGACGCCAGTGACACCATTATTTCCGTCGCATCCTGCACCACCAACTGCCTCGCCCCGCTGGCGAAAGCCCTGAACGATGCGTTTGAAATAAAAGTGGGCACCATGACCACCATTCACGCCTATACCGGTACGCAGGCGCTGGTGGATGGCCCGCGCGGGAAAGATCTTCGCGCCTCGCGGGCGGCGGCAGAGAATATCATTCCCCACACCACCGGTGCCGCAAAGGCTATCGGTCTGGTGATCCCGGCGCTCAGCGGCAAGCTGAAAGGCCACGCGCAGCGCGTGCCGGTAAAAACGGGTTCGGTCACCGAGCTGGTGGCGATTCTGGGCAAGAAAGTCACCGTTGAGGAGATCAACGCCGCGCTGAAAAAGGCGACGCAGGGCAATAAATCGTTCGGGTATACCGACGAAGAGATTGTCTCGTCCGATGTGATTGGCTCGCATTACGGTTCGGTGTTTGACGCCACGCAGACGGAGGTGTCAGAAGCGGGAGAGCTACAGCTGGTGAAAGCGGTAGCGTGGTATGACAACGAGTACGGTTTCGTGACGCAGCTGGTGCGGACGCTGGATAAGTTTGCGGCGCTGTAA
- the cybB gene encoding cytochrome b561 translates to MRTKYTSLQIGIHWLVFLLIIVAYCAMELKGFFPRTARPAINMIHVSCGISILVLMVTRLLVRLKFRAPPIQPKPKAMVTGMSHLGHLVVYLLFIALPLIGIVMMYNRGSDWFAFGLAMPHAAESNFDLVDMLKEWHETLANLGYFVIGLHAAAALMHHYFWKDNTLLRMMPKKRS, encoded by the coding sequence ATGCGCACTAAATATACAAGCCTGCAAATCGGCATCCACTGGCTGGTGTTTCTGTTAATCATCGTCGCCTACTGCGCCATGGAACTCAAAGGTTTCTTCCCGCGCACCGCGCGTCCAGCGATCAATATGATCCACGTCTCGTGCGGTATCAGTATCCTGGTGCTGATGGTGACGCGTCTGCTGGTTCGCCTGAAATTCCGCGCGCCGCCGATTCAGCCGAAGCCAAAAGCGATGGTGACGGGGATGTCCCATCTTGGCCACCTGGTGGTGTATCTGCTGTTTATTGCGCTGCCGCTGATTGGCATTGTGATGATGTATAACCGGGGCAGCGACTGGTTTGCTTTCGGCCTGGCGATGCCGCATGCGGCGGAGTCCAATTTCGACCTGGTTGATATGCTGAAAGAGTGGCACGAGACGCTGGCGAACCTGGGCTATTTTGTGATTGGCCTGCACGCGGCGGCGGCGCTGATGCATCACTATTTCTGGAAAGATAATACCCTCCTGCGCATGATGCCGAAAAAGCGTTCGTAG
- a CDS encoding oxidoreductase, which yields MSKVQTINIALIGYGFVGKTFHAPLIQSVDGIKLAVVSSRDEEKVKRDLPDVQVVATPEEAIQHPDIDLVVIASPNATHAPLATLALNSGKHVVVDKPFTLDMQEARDLIALADEKQLLLSVFHNRRWDSDFLGIKQIIEQGTLGKVKHLESHIDRFRPEVRVRWREQNVPGSGLWFDLGPHLIDQTLQLFGLPESVQGNIATLRDGAEINDWAHVVLNYPEHKVILHASMLVAGGTARFTAHGDKGSVVKARIDQQEAQLLAGVIPGSETWGEDGDSMVFFGADGAPQTIPTPKGDQRQYYVNVRDALLGKITNPVHPVEALAVMAVLEAAVKSSETGSTQPLALTAEERALLG from the coding sequence ATGAGTAAAGTTCAAACAATCAACATTGCGCTGATCGGGTATGGATTTGTCGGTAAAACCTTCCATGCTCCGCTGATCCAGTCGGTGGACGGGATTAAGCTGGCCGTGGTCTCTTCTCGTGATGAAGAGAAAGTTAAACGCGATCTGCCGGACGTACAGGTAGTGGCGACACCGGAAGAGGCCATTCAGCATCCTGATATCGATCTGGTGGTGATTGCCTCCCCCAACGCCACCCACGCCCCGCTGGCGACGCTGGCCCTGAACTCGGGGAAACACGTGGTTGTGGATAAGCCTTTTACCCTCGACATGCAGGAAGCCCGCGACCTGATTGCGCTGGCGGATGAAAAGCAGCTGCTGCTCTCCGTCTTCCACAACCGCCGCTGGGACAGCGATTTCCTCGGCATTAAGCAGATTATTGAACAAGGTACGCTCGGCAAGGTTAAACACCTGGAATCGCACATTGACCGCTTCCGCCCGGAAGTGCGCGTGCGCTGGCGCGAGCAGAACGTCCCCGGGAGCGGTCTGTGGTTTGATCTGGGCCCTCACCTGATTGACCAGACGCTACAGCTCTTTGGCCTGCCGGAGTCGGTTCAGGGGAATATCGCGACGCTGCGCGACGGCGCAGAAATTAACGACTGGGCGCACGTGGTCTTAAACTACCCGGAGCATAAGGTCATTCTGCACGCCAGCATGCTGGTTGCTGGCGGTACGGCACGCTTTACCGCCCACGGGGACAAGGGCAGCGTGGTGAAAGCCAGAATCGACCAGCAGGAAGCGCAGCTGCTCGCAGGGGTGATCCCCGGCAGTGAAACCTGGGGCGAAGACGGCGACAGCATGGTGTTCTTTGGTGCCGACGGCGCACCGCAGACGATCCCTACCCCGAAAGGCGATCAGCGCCAGTATTACGTCAACGTACGTGATGCGCTGCTCGGGAAAATCACCAATCCTGTCCACCCTGTTGAAGCACTGGCGGTCATGGCCGTGCTGGAAGCGGCGGTGAAGTCCTCGGAGACGGGGTCAACGCAGCCGCTGGCGTTAACTGCTGAAGAGCGTGCGCTGCTGGGTTAA
- a CDS encoding DeoR/GlpR family DNA-binding transcription regulator: protein MHKTARQRYVLDILSEQGQASITELAEKLQVSADTIRRDLTDLENQGLAQKNHGGAIALNLSAMNRQGRNTLLPETKQRLGKQVAQQVPPGSTLFLDAGSTVMAVATFLQGPLTVITPSLDIAQHFSDREDIELILLGGKWDHKQRLFAGSATLSLLSRYRADIAILGACAIHAELGLSAGKEADAEVKRAMLDASHAHWIVADHLKINRCEPYLVSGLSRIQQLFLDRPWPELGDHSALQVTVCAN, encoded by the coding sequence ATGCACAAAACCGCTCGTCAACGCTATGTCCTGGATATTCTCAGCGAGCAAGGCCAGGCCAGCATCACTGAACTGGCCGAAAAACTTCAGGTTTCAGCGGATACTATCCGTCGGGATCTGACCGATCTGGAAAACCAGGGCCTTGCACAGAAGAACCACGGCGGAGCCATCGCGCTCAACCTCTCCGCCATGAACCGTCAGGGCCGCAACACGCTGCTGCCGGAGACCAAACAGCGCCTGGGTAAACAGGTCGCACAGCAGGTTCCACCAGGCTCCACCCTGTTTCTGGATGCCGGAAGCACGGTGATGGCCGTCGCCACCTTTCTTCAGGGTCCGCTCACCGTTATTACTCCCTCACTGGATATCGCCCAGCATTTTAGCGACCGGGAAGATATTGAGCTGATCCTGCTCGGCGGGAAATGGGACCACAAGCAGCGACTGTTTGCGGGCAGCGCCACGCTGTCTTTGCTGTCCCGGTATCGGGCAGATATCGCCATTCTTGGGGCATGCGCCATTCATGCCGAGCTCGGGTTGAGCGCCGGTAAAGAAGCGGATGCCGAGGTTAAACGCGCGATGCTGGACGCAAGCCACGCGCACTGGATTGTCGCCGACCACCTGAAAATTAACCGCTGCGAGCCGTACCTGGTGTCCGGGTTATCCCGCATCCAACAACTCTTTTTAGATCGTCCCTGGCCTGAGCTTGGGGACCATAGCGCACTGCAGGTTACGGTGTGCGCGAATTAA
- a CDS encoding TolC family outer membrane protein → MTILRNSMLLRYTAAMALFSIAINTACANSGQVGIAPVSTTTLKESILFAIDRDPSISQQAAQLGIGQAQIDEARSGWMPQISLNGSTGHSQTTDSSGSLKNSAAWGLSLTQLLYDFGKTNNSISQSSAQRDSYRYQLMGTLSDVAEKTALSYVEVKRYSDLLQAAIDNVQALKNVEQLAKLRADAGVSSTSDELQTRTRIAGMQATVAQYHAALNSARARLAVLTGMQAEAYSPVPANLAVEPDSLNRIDYSLIPAVMAAQNMERSAQYGVETAKSQHWPTLSLKGGRTRYESDNRSYWDDQIQLNIDAPLYQGGAVSARVRQAEGARAMASSQVDQARFDVLQKASVAQADWTGARGRMEAGKQQLENALRARDVYKNEYTLSKRSINDLLSVEQDVWQATSAKIIAEYDGWSSAINYASAVDNLMPLIGIEKNAAAKLPDLS, encoded by the coding sequence ATGACGATATTGAGAAATTCTATGTTACTTCGATATACCGCCGCGATGGCACTATTTTCGATAGCCATAAATACTGCCTGCGCCAATAGTGGGCAGGTGGGTATTGCCCCCGTTTCAACAACAACCTTAAAAGAAAGTATTCTTTTTGCTATCGATCGCGATCCGTCAATTAGCCAGCAGGCCGCACAATTAGGTATTGGCCAGGCACAAATAGATGAAGCGCGCAGCGGCTGGATGCCGCAAATATCGTTGAACGGGAGTACAGGGCACAGCCAGACCACCGATTCCAGCGGGTCGCTGAAGAATTCAGCCGCCTGGGGGCTGAGCCTGACGCAGTTGCTGTACGATTTTGGCAAGACCAATAACAGCATCAGCCAGTCCTCCGCCCAGCGCGATAGCTACCGCTACCAGCTGATGGGCACGCTTTCGGACGTGGCGGAAAAAACGGCGCTGAGCTACGTAGAGGTCAAGCGCTATTCCGATCTGCTGCAGGCGGCAATAGATAACGTGCAGGCGCTCAAAAACGTCGAACAGCTGGCAAAGCTGCGCGCAGACGCGGGCGTGAGTTCCACCTCCGATGAGCTTCAGACCCGCACGCGCATTGCCGGCATGCAGGCGACGGTCGCGCAGTATCACGCCGCCTTAAACAGCGCGCGCGCCAGGCTTGCGGTATTAACCGGGATGCAGGCAGAGGCCTATTCGCCGGTGCCCGCGAATCTTGCCGTGGAGCCGGACTCGCTCAACCGCATCGATTATTCCCTGATACCGGCAGTGATGGCCGCGCAAAACATGGAACGCTCGGCTCAGTATGGCGTGGAAACGGCGAAGTCCCAGCACTGGCCTACGCTAAGCCTGAAGGGGGGGCGCACCCGTTATGAATCGGACAACCGTTCCTACTGGGACGACCAGATACAGCTCAATATCGACGCGCCGCTGTATCAGGGGGGCGCGGTTTCTGCTCGCGTTCGGCAGGCGGAAGGCGCGCGGGCCATGGCCTCCTCTCAGGTCGATCAGGCGCGTTTCGATGTCCTGCAAAAAGCTTCCGTCGCGCAGGCTGACTGGACCGGCGCACGGGGACGAATGGAGGCGGGGAAGCAACAGCTGGAAAATGCTCTGCGGGCCCGCGATGTTTATAAAAATGAATACACCCTGAGCAAGCGGAGCATTAACGATCTGCTCAGCGTTGAGCAGGATGTCTGGCAGGCCACATCTGCGAAAATAATCGCTGAGTATGACGGCTGGAGTTCGGCAATTAATTATGCTTCCGCGGTTGATAATTTAATGCCGCTTATTGGAATAGAGAAAAACGCTGCCGCAAAATTACCCGACTTAAGTTAA